In the Malania oleifera isolate guangnan ecotype guangnan chromosome 1, ASM2987363v1, whole genome shotgun sequence genome, one interval contains:
- the LOC131166652 gene encoding transcription factor UPBEAT1, producing MSLRPKSVARSSLLRTRRGVRRLTCFRRTSKARLLRRARSSFVNGGRRRSSAVSEKLEALKNLIPSHHHDRQITKPDLLFQETADYIVLLRTQVAVLQSLIHFYGSSDQKENCAV from the coding sequence ATGAGCTTGAGGCCAAAGAGCGTTGCAAGATCTTCCCTTCTCAGAACGCGAAGAGGAGTGCGAAGACTAACATGCTTCCGAAGAACGTCAAAGGCCCGCCTTCTCCGCAGAGCTCGAAGCAGTTTCGTCAATGGCGGACGTCGCCGCTCTTCGGCGGTTTCTGAGAAACTGGAGGCTCTCAAGAACCTCATTCCCTCCCACCACCACGATCGGCAAATCACGAAGCCCGACCTCTTGTTCCAAGAAACCGCCGATTACATCGTTCTTCTCAGAACCCAGGTCGCCGTTTTGCAGAGTTTGATTCACTTCTACGGATCTAGTGATCAGAAGGAAAACTGCGCTGTATAG